One region of Salvia miltiorrhiza cultivar Shanhuang (shh) chromosome 3, IMPLAD_Smil_shh, whole genome shotgun sequence genomic DNA includes:
- the LOC131018537 gene encoding uncharacterized protein LOC131018537 has protein sequence MTLDRIVSEFEDCYGSKPKLVYAADVDYRIDKGLVPLRNPKQCHKVLDYLELLGYEEINLFADHEIDVMPTFVPLEMFLEEDEVLDKGVENTDAGVQLNDLIGLEEVEGDELPEVEEGERTGIEEGEQGDELPEVEEGERAGIEEGEQGDELPEVEEGERAGIEEGEGRGHGDDENSSVYSECWESDDEVKSLEQLVGSVEGGEEGSFELGMTFAGAKEARESINAYAVKFGYKLKFIKNEKTRIRVVCINDQSCPFLMHVSKDGDIEGLVIKTLVADHTCCKQREVPSASQTYLAKYFKEVLYRNPRFTSKDMQGHVKDHLKLHVSLHKCKRAKKEIICKLEGSYREEFNRLVAYCNIVKECMPGSKMELQLSTEHLQNQRRVFKRIFVLLEPCRLNWIGGCRPIISLDGCHLKGKTFGVLLTAVGKDGNDGIVPI, from the exons ATGACTTTAGATAGGATCGTATCTGAATTTGAGGACTGTTATGGTTCTAAACCTAAACTAGTGTATGCGGCAGACGTAGATTATCGCATTGATAAGGGTCTAGTTCCCCTAAGAAATCCTAAACAGTGTCATAAGGTTCTTGATTACCTAGAATTACTTGGCTATGAAGAGATAAATTTATTTGCAGATCATGAAATTGATGTGATGCCTACTTTTGTACCACTTGAGATGTTTTTAGAAGAAGATGAAGTTCTTGATAAGGGGGTTGAGAATACTGATGCTGGGGTACAATTAAATGACTTGATAGGATTAGAGGAAGTGGAG GGTGATGAGTTACCTGAGgttgaagagggagagaggacTGGGATAGAAGAGGGTGAGCAGGGTGATGAGTTACCTGAGgttgaagagggagagagggctgGGATAGAAGAGGGTGAGCAGGGTGATGAGTTACCTGAGgttgaagagggagagagggctgGGATAGAAGAGGGTGAAGGGAGAGGGCATGGTGATGATGAGAATTCATCTGTATATAGTGAGTGTTGGGAGAGTGATGATGAGGTTAAAAGCTTAGAGCAGTTGGTTGGGAGTGTTGAAGGGGGAGAGGAGGGTAGTTTTGAATTAGGAATGACCTTTGCAGGGGCAAAGGAGGCTAGGGAATCAATCAATGCATATGCTGTTAAATTTGGGTACAAGTTAAAGTTCATAAAGAATGAAAAGACTAGGATTAGAGTGGTTTGCATAAATGACCAATCATGTCCATTTCTCATGCATGTCTCTAAAGATGGGGACATTGAAGGACTAGTCATCAAGACTCTTGTGGCAGATCACACCTGCTGCAAACAGAGGGAAGTCCCCAGTGCTAGTCAAACATACTTGGCTAAGTACTTTAAAGAGGTACTCTACAGAAATCCTAGGTTCACCTCTAAGGACATGCAAGGTCATGTAAAGGACCATTTGAAGCTTCATGTCAGTTTACACAAGTGTAAAAGGGCAAAAAAAGAGATTATATGCAAGCTTGAGGGTAGCTATAGAGAGGAGTTCAATAGGCTGGTTGCCTATTGTAATATTGTGAAAGAATGTATGCCTGGGAGTAAGATGGAACTCCAACTATCCACTGAGCATCTGCAGAACCAAAGGAGAGTTTTTAAGAGAATATTTGTCCTCTTAGAACCTTGTAGGTTGAACTGGATAGGGGGTTGCAGGCCAATCATTTCTCTTGATGGTTGCCATTTGAAAGGCAAGACATTTGGTGTTCTGTTGACAGCAGTTGGGAAGGATGGGAATGATGGAATTGTGCCCATTTGA
- the LOC131015635 gene encoding uncharacterized protein LOC131015635 — protein sequence MDTGKQILNLGGSQSIVINEGSQNEADPMTRFPIPNETEIKKQKRKRGEGSSTGDTVQGKKQPRKPFKAPRVQTVAVEQQQVLRRSPRGKNVISTIGSTTTS from the exons ATGGATACAGGAAAGCAGATTCTAAAT CTTGGAGGATCACAATCAATTGTGATCAATGAAGGCTCACAAAATGAAGCAGATCCAATGACAAGGTTCCCAATACCAAACGAAACAGAGATAAAGAAgcaaaagagaaagagaggtgAAGGCAGCTCCACTGGAGACACAGTGCAGGGAAAGAAACAACCAAGAAAACCATTCAAAGCTCCAAGAGTGCAGACAGTGGCtgtggagcaacaacaagtcCTCAGAAGGAGTCCAAGAGGAAAGAATGTTATCTCAACTATTGGCTCAACAACCACTAGTTGA
- the LOC131015633 gene encoding uncharacterized protein LOC131015633 has product MSSSSGFGSSSSRGRQQMMNDVEVRHCRCKFEGKRLEAKRMTSWTDENPGRRFYGCRNWKTQNCGFFDWYDEPMCERSREVINALKKENTKLVKLHETSKPPMDLEAEIDHLWSVIASWKEESRGVRRRSRFLCIFLIISWCVIIKLLI; this is encoded by the exons ATGAGTTCCAGCTCAGGATTCGGGTCATCCTCGTCGCGTGGTAGACAGCAGATGATGAACGACGTTGAGGTTAGGCATTGTCGTTGTAAATTTGAAGGCAAGAGGTTGGAAGCTAAGAGAATGACTTCATGGACCGATGAGAACCCTGGGAGAAGGTTCTACGGGTGTCGAAATTGGAAG aCCCAAAATTGTGGTTTCTTTGATTGGTATGACGAACCAATGTGTGAAAGAAGTCGGGAAGTTATAAATGCATTGAAGAAGGAAAACACCAAGCTTGTAAAGCTGCATGAAACTTCGAAGCCCCCCATGGATTTGGAAGCTGAAATTGATCATCTTTGGTCAGTGATTGCAAGTTGGAAAGAAGAGTCAAGGGGTGTTAGAAGGAGAAGCCGTTTTCTTTGCATTTTTCTGATTATTTCATGGTGTGTGATAATCAAGCTTCTTATATAG